TGGTAAGAGTTTACTGACTGACGCGATTATAAGCCCGGTATGGCATTCCAAAGCTTTGAGCTGGAGTAGAAAAGATTTTTTCTTAAATGCAAAATGCTGAAAAGCAACAATCAAAAGGGTTCGGCAACCCTCTAGGAATAGTTTTCTAAAATAGGTTTATGAAACGCAGACAATGCTATCCAAGAGCACAAGAATGTATAGAAAACAAAAAATACATCTAACTCACTCTAATAAAGAAACCGTCAGATGCATCTGAAAATGCATGGATATAGTTGCCGATATTTGCACCTTCAACTTTATGAAACTGCGTATTTCCAGAGTACCAAAACTTCAACATTAGATAGTTCCACTTTGGGCTTTAACAGTAAAAAACACGACTGTTAGAGCTTAATCTGTAAGCCCCTATTATTTTGCGGGCAATCAGGAAAATCCTGTCAGCCAGACCTCGTTTATGTTCTGGCAAATTACCTTCATTTCAGCCTTTCATTGAAAAGCCGCCCCCCTGAAGTTATCAGAGGGCGGCGTAAATATCGAGTTTGAGGTGAGGCTTTTTACTTTAAACGCTGCAGGCTAGAAACGTAGTCGGCCGCTGCTCTGCAGCGTATGTTGAAGATGCCGCAAAGCTCTGCGCCTTCCACAGACAATAACCTGTTGTTACTCCCTACTGTCTGAACGCAGATGGAATAAACTCAAGCACTTTGCACGGAATGTATTTGCCGCGCCTCACGATATTGAGGGATTTTGACTTATAGACGACATCTCTTAGTACGAGGTAGTCCGGCAGTTTAGGGTTGGCACCATAGGCTTTAATCACAGTGTCTGCCCATTGTCTTGCCAGATCACTTGGCTTTTCAACGACGGGGACACCATCACGATTCTCTCCTGTACGTACACAGATAAGGTGCTTTTGAACGGCTGGGTTTGTCAGGCCAGCCAATGCACCTGTCAAACCAGGTTCCTGTTCTCCTGCTCCATTATCCGGCGCGGGACCGGCACCATCAGTTTCCTCTTCTGCAGAAGGTTCTGGTTCTTTCTCTTTGACCAAAACAGTAAACACATCTTTCTTGCCATCGGGATCAGGTTTGAACTCAATTTCAAACAGCAGCGCCCAAGCTTGTTTGCTCACCCATTTCTGAATCTTCTTGACGCTGGTGCCCTTCCCCATTTTGGCTACGATCTGCTGCAGGATGTTTTCTTGCAGGGCATCAAACGCTTCATGTGCTTCACCAAAGCTCTGCAACAGGCCTTCACCTTTCGAGCTGAGAAATTTCTCCAGCTCTTCCTTATGAGCTTGAATTTTCTCAGCTTTATTAGCCTGGTCTGATTTCAGATCCGCGATATTTTCAGCAAGCTCAGCCAGATCTGTGGCGATTTTTTTGGGCACTTTTCGCAGCATCTGTGCTGCTTCAATAGAGTCAGAGGTATTTTTATAAGCAACGACATGCACCTTCTTTTCAGGTTTACCTCGTTTTAGTTTTCCCTTGATCCCAGACCGATTTTCGCGATACCAGACTTCCTTGATTTCCATGTGGTCCGGCAGTTGGTTTGCAACATCTGCACCTTGCTGTTGAGCAGTCATCAAGGTTTTGGCCCAGGCCATGGAGGCCTCGCTTGGTGTTGCGACAAACGGCAAGCCGTCGGGCCCTGCCTCACCCGTTTCACGCATACTCATAGACTCCATCATTTTTGGAGAGCGCAAACCATTAAAAACAAGTTCCGGCGTGTTTCCAAGATCTGTCTTGGAGGTCGTTGCATGCGGCATATCAACGTGGTCATCGACAAGTTGATTTCCCGTGTTTGCATGTGTTTCAGGGGCCATGCGAGGCTCTGACGTGATATCGAAATAACGCCCGGTTTTCTTAATGTTCAGCTTCACCATTTGCGCCCAAGGCTGTTGCTCAGCCCATGCCATTGTTTTTTTGGTGTTGTTGGTTTTCTCCAATTGGGTGCGCACCATGTCTTCTGCAGAGTGCTGCAATCCTGAAGACGCAAAGATGGCTTTGGGACGCTGATCTGCCAGCTGATCAACAGCTGCCTCAATATCGGTTCCTGAATCGGCTGCTGCCTGCACGCAATTTGTACAGTTTAGAGCTAACGCCATTTGCTTAGAGGTCGCAGTCCCATACGCAATGGCTTCTTCTTCCAGCTCAGCCAATCTTTGTTGCTCTCGCTCTGTAACAGCGTGCTGTTTCGCATCATGAAGGGTTTTCATCATGGAATCGCCAAAAGCCTTCTCACGAATAAGCTCATTGGTTGTTGCGACGAGTTCATTGCCAAGTGCCTTCATATTCTGGCTGAAGAGCATAAGCGTTTCACGTTGCGCGGTATCCATCACGTTCGGGGAGGTTTCACTGGCTTGCTGCAGAAAATTTCTGAACTCTTGAGAGGACGATTGGTCTTCAAATACTTCTCGGGTGAGTTGTCGGGATTTCTTTTTGAGCTCAAGTTCGTGTTGTTTCATCACCATCTTGTTGGCGGTGCTTTCACCCTGCCCTAAAGTGCCTTTCACAAGGCGGTCCCATTTTACTGCTTCAGGATCAGCATAGGCTGCAGCCATAGGGTCTTCTTCATATTGGGATTTTTGCGATTGATAAGAATTCATTCGCTCTCCGAGACCATCTGAGGGAACAATACCAGCATCCTTCAGAGCCGCACTCAGCGGGCGCTTTCGTCTCTCTTCAGCTGGAGAACCAGCGATGACATAGTCCGCCAGATCTGGGTCCCCTGCCCAATCCGGCTGATCATCACGATCTTGTTGTCCAATGACAACACTTGCCTCAGAGGTGTGGCTGGTTAAACTGACAGCGCGTTTTTTCCGAACTCCATCTACAAAATCATGAAATTTCCAATTCATTTCTGAATAGACTTTTTTCAACCAATCATCATATTTGGGGGCTGATGGTTGTTCTGGCATAAATACACCTCTAGTAACCCTAGGTAAGTTGAGGTGTATTTATCACAATCGCTTTGAATAAATGGCTAAGGACTGCGGACTTAGTTAGCAATTGACTTGCAGTAAAAGCACAATACAAAGAAAAACCCCGGAAGTCCGGGGTTCTAAAAGTCAGTAAGTTAAAGTGTGGAATGAAGAATTACTTTATAGTAGTTACAGTAACATCAATACTTTTAGTATTTACTTCAAGCGTTGCAATACGGAAACGTAGTTGGCAACCGCTGCGCCGCCCATGTTGAAGATGCCGCCAAGCTCTGCGCCGTTTACCTGAATGCCACCTGCCGTGCCTGTGAGCTGCATGGATGTGAGGACATGCATGGAAACGCCGGTTGCGCCAATCGGGTGGCCTTTTGCCTTTAACCCACCAGATGGGTTAACTGGCAGCTTGCCGTCCTTCTGTGTCCAGCCTTCCAAGATCGCCTTTGCGCCCTGCCCCTCTGGCACCAGACCCATGGCTTCATATTCGATCAGCTCTGCAATGGTGAAGCAGTCATGCGTTTCGACGAAGGACAGATCATTGATGGAGATGTTGGCCTGAGACAGCGCCCGCTTCCAGGCTTCTGTGCAACCTTCAAACTTAAGGATATCGCGCTTGGACATTGGCAGGAAATCCTGCGCATGACCCATGCCGCGGAAGGCAACGGCTTTATCAGCCGCCAAAGCAGTTGTTGTATCTGTCAATACGAGTGCGGCAGCACCATCAGAAACCAGCGAACAATCCGTGCGTTTCAGGGGGCCAGCAACAAACGGGTTTTTCTCGCTCTCATTGAGGCAGAACTCCACGCCAAGATCCTTACGCATTTGCGCATATGGATTTTCGACGCCATTTTTGTGGTTCTTTGCTGCAATGTGGGCCAGCGCTTCGCTCTGGTCGCCGTACTTTTGGAAGTACATGCCTGCGATTTTACCGAAGACGCCTGCAAAGCCAGCTGGAGTGTCGCCATCTTCTGGTAGGTAAGAGGCTTTCAGCAGGTTGGCGCCAATTTCGCGGCCCGGTGTCGTGGTCATTTGCTCTACGCCAACAACCAGCACAAATTTCGCGTCGCCTGCTTTGATGGACTTAACGCCCTGATGCACTGCAGCTGAGCCTGTGGCACAAGCGTTTTCTACGCGGGTAGTCGGCTTAAAGCGGAGTTTATCGTCGGCCTGAAGCACCAGACTTGCTGTGAAATCCTGTTTAGAAAAACCGGCATTGAAGTGACCCAGCACGATCTCATCAATGTCTTCTGCGTTGAGGCCAGCGTCTGCAATCGCCTCTTTGGCAACTTTTGTGACGAGAGTTTCAACAGTCTCGCCTGCCAATTTGCCAAAAGGTGTGTGTGCCCAACCAATAATCGCGGCCATTTTCTTCTCCCAAAGAACATAAAGTGGGTGCCGAAAGTCTCGCCTCAAACTCGGCTTTCTAATGCGCGCAGATGGTTTCACCCCTTCGCCTGAGATGCAATGATACGGAAGTTGTAATCATGGGGTCGTCGAGAAAGACTTTAAGTTAGGTTTTGAGAGAGTTACTGGTTTTCCTGCGATTTGACTCAGATTTACCTGCGGACCCCTAGGAATATACTGGTCAGTTAGCGCTGGTCGAAAACTATCAGTGATAACGGGCGAATTTCACATTGCCGGGCAGCGAGTACTATCGGAGGTAGTGTTCCGTACTCCAGTGGTTTGAGGCCTGCTATCTCTTCTCAGAGCAAAATCATCAATATTAAAGAGCGGCGTGCCCAGCGGGTCGAGCTCGCTTGTGATGAGAGCTCTGTTAAGCCTCGGATACCTCTCAGCGTTTTCATCATTGCGCAGGATGAGGAAGATCGGATTAGCCGGGCTGTTTCCAGCTGCATTGACTGGGCGGATGAGGTGATTGTCATCGACAGTGGGTCTTCTGATCAAACGATTGACGTTGCCCAGCGGCTTGGTGCGCGCGTCTTGCAGCATGACTGGCACGGATATGGCCTGCAAAAACGATATGGCGAAGACCAGTGCTGCAATGACTGGGTGCTGAACATTGATGCGGATGAGGTTGTGACTGATAAGTTGCGGCAGGAGATCTTAGGCCTGTTCCAAACCACGGTCTTGGATGCCTACGACTTCTGGAAGGTGGACATTTGTGATGTCTGGCCGCATGAGAAGACGGCAGCCAAGCATGCCTATGCCTATACTCAGATCCGCCTATACCGGAAGAGCATTGGACGGTTTTCAGAGAATGCGGTCCATGACACTGTACGCCCACCCAAAAACGCCAGACTGGGTACGCTGAAAGGCCGGATGGACCATCGCAGTATTCGCAGCATCTCGTTTCATTATGAGAAGATGAACCGTTACTCCACCATGCAGGTCAAGGAAATGCGTGGCCGCGGGCGGATCCTCCCAAAATCCCGACTTCTCTATGAATTCCCCGTTGCCTTCCTGAAGGGTTATTTGGTGCGTGGTTATTGCCGATATGGCTGGTGGGGTCTGATTGCCTCCACCAACTATGCAGTGGGTCGTTATCTGCGACTGGCTAAATCCGTTGAAGCCGAATTGATGGAACGGTCTGCCAAGACGGATGCGCGACCCAAAGCCCCGCAAAAGGAGCCTGCGTAATCTAGCGGGATTGGTGATGTGCGATGGCAGAGAGCAACATTCCACTCGTAAGCGTGCTCATACCAGCCCGCAATGCCGCCGCTACCCTCGCTGAGACGCTCGACAGCCTTGTGGCGCAAAATTTTAACGACTTTGCCGTGGTGCTGGTGGATGATGCATCCACGGATGGAACCCGCCAAATTGCAGAGCGATATGAGGTACAGTTTCCAAGTGGGCGGTTTCACATTGTTGATGGACCGGGCAACGGCATATCCGGTGCTCTAAATGCAGGACTGGCAACCATTCGAAGCCCATTTGTGGCGCGGTTGGATGCGGATGACCTTGCTGAGCCGGAGCGGCTCACTCGTCAGCTGCAGGTCATGAACCGAAACCCGGACTGGCTGCTGTGTGGTACAGAAGTGTTTGTCATCGACATAGAAGGGCAGATTATTGACCATATGGATTGCCCCAAAACCTCCGTCAAGACTCGCAAACGGCTCTATGAGAAATGCTGTCTGTATCACCCCAGTATCCTATTCCGCAGAGAGGCTGTTGCACATATCAGCGGGTACAGATCTCACTTTGATGGTGCTGAGGACTACGACCTCTATTTGCGATTGTTGGAGTACGGCAAAATCGGAGCCCTCAATGAACGCTTGGTGCGGTATCGTCGGCATCCGGGACAAGTAACAGCGAAAGGCAATCGGCATTACAGATTGATGGCAGATATGGCGTTACTCAGCGCATTTACTCGCTTGAATGGAGAGGATGAACCAACCTTTAGCCGCGAAACGATTGCTACTGATGTACGTCAAACCTTACAGAATGAACTGCGGCTGCATGGGCTAACGAATATCTCTCCAAAGACAGCACGACACATGGCAAAGCGGGTGAAACAGGCGAACACAGGTCTGGACCAACTACGCGGCCTGCTGTTTCAGACCAACGCTAAAGCGGGAAACTATAAGGAAGCAGCTAAAGCATTGTTGCTGTGAGAACACAAGAAGTCAGAGCTTGAAACACCCCGGCTTTGATTTGAAGAACAATGCCAGCAATCAGTTTAGCCAGAATACTCAATTGAGGCCGCTTCGTCCTAATGCTTTAGCCGCTCTTCTTTTGGAGGAATAGAACTGGTTTTCAAAAATACATGGCAAGCACATCCCTACGCAGCACGAGCGATCATAACTGGCATTTACAAAAGCGCTATATCAAACCTCGGTTGACGAAATTGTCCGCAATTTGCTTCTGCTTGATGGCTTCTTTTAAAACCGCAGGAGCCCGCGAGAAAAGGAAGGGCTGGCTGACAGCCCCCATAATCTTGTTGGTTTGTGTCTTACACAAGCCGGATTTGGAGATCAGAGTTTTGCCTCTTTAAGACCATCCCAAAGCAGCTTTGCGCCAAGAACGCCAAATGCGGTGCCAAACAAGCCGTCCATCACACGCCAGAAACGCCGGTAAAATCTGGCTACGGATTGGGTCGAAAACAGGAAACCATAACCACCATAAATCGTTACAGAGCTTGCTGCGGCAATGGGAGCAAATGTAGCCACTTGCCAAGCACTCAAACCACTACCAAACATGAACGACGCTATAGCCGCCCACCCTAAGGCTGCTTTGGGGTTAGTCATCACAACCAACAGGCCACGTTTGACGTGTGAACTCAGCACCATTTGTTCACTCGCTGAAGATGTCTCTTCCGAAAGGTTCGTAGCACTGCCCTTGAAGGCTGAGAGCAAACCCTTTAACCCAAGCCACAGCAGATATGCTCCGCCACTGAGTTTCATTACGGTCACCAGAACCGGATAGGCGGTAACCAGTGCCCCTAAACCTACTGATATGGTTAAAACCCAAATGAAGGCTCCGCACGCGACCCCGGCAGCAACTGCAAAGGCGGCTTGTCTTCCTTGACCCAATGCGGTTGATGCAACGGCGATCAGATTCGGCCCCGGGGAGAGCTGCATGGCAACCAATGCAGCAAGCGTGATTGTAAAAGCTTCAAACATTTATAGAATCCAGCAAGTTATCAAAGCTGCCTGATTAAAAAATGACAATCAAAACGGGAGCTTATGGCCATAATAAGAGATAAATATAGATCACATTAAACCTAGTTGCAAGAATTGGACCTTAGGTCAACTTCCTTCAACTCAGTCAATGGGCACAACACGCTTTGCCGAAAATGACGAAACCATAGCGACATCATCTTGCGCTACTGCTTCACTGTCAGAGGCGAATATTATGTTCCTTGCAGTTGGTGACGGCTATTGCGAGATCAACATGTGGTCGATGACACCTTGGGCTTTGTTGGAGCCTCCGACGTAGTCATCCCAAAGGCTCATGAGCATGTCGTCATAGGTTTCCGCAATCTGGGGGATGTCGAACAGGCGGAGGGCTCTTTCTCGCCCGGCTTGCGCAAGTTCTGCCCGCATCGTTGGATTCTCGGTAAGGTCTAGCAAGGCGGCAGCCAGCTCCTTGGGAGCATTCGGGTTTATGATTTTGCCCGTCTCGCCAACAGCTTCCCACAGACCACCGGAATGAGTGGTGATAACGGCAGCACCGCAGCTCAAGGCCTCTATGGCCGTTCGGCCAAATCCTTCCGCCACGATGGAAGGTACCACCGCGATGGATGCTTTCGAAAGCCTCTCCTGCACCTCTAACGCCGAAAGGTTGGTCTCAACAGACAGACTGTCAGCATGCCCGGCCAGTTTTTCTTGCAGGGCTTTGGCAGTCGCTTCTTCCCCCTCATCAGTCACGGCAAGGACGAGGCCGAGCTTCCAGCCTGCACCTTCTAGCCGGTCCGCACAGGAAACCCAGGCTTGCGCCAGATCGAAGACACCTTTGTCCTCACGTGCGCGGCCTACGTAAATCACGGTCTTTTCTTTGGCGGCAGGTGCCCAGAGTTCGCAATCCACTCCATTGGGGACAACGACACTTCGAATTTTCACGCCTGTGAAGCTTTCGCAGAAATTGTTTCGGGCATCCTCACCGACCCAGATAATACCGCCTAAACGGTTCATTTTGCGCGTATATTTCCAACGTTTGAAGGCACTGTTGCGTTCAAACCGACCATGGCGATGGAGGATGACAGGCACTCCGGGAAAATCGGCGGTGACTTGTACAGCTGTTTCCAGATGTTGGTGCACCACAATCAATTGCGGACCAAAGGCGGAAAGAGGATCGTAAAAGTTTGCGGGATGGGGGCGTTTACCAGGTTCCGTTACCGCACACACATCCACATCGTCAAACAAGTCATGTTCACCACCAGCGAAGACACGCAGGTTGCTTTTGTTCTGGCTATGCAATGCCAGATCATGAGCGCACAGGTCGATCGACGTAGCGCGCGACATACAAAAATGCATGTTGCGCGGCATAAGAATTGCAGTTCTCAACGCAGCCCCCCACCTTCTATTAGCATTCAGGAAAGCGGGAAGTGCGAAGGCTGTACATTCCTTAGATGTCCTCCTCATAATTTCATCACGGCTTCTTCACACCATGAGATCTAATAGGGGCTGCCTTGTGGAGTGGCGGGTTCTTACTGCTTGATATTGGCGCAAAACCACGGCATTAGCTGAGGGACTGCTGGCAACGGCCTCAGAAATTGAATGGATAAATCTTTGACGAAACGCGTAGCAATTATCGGAGCAGGGCCTGCGGGCTTGTTTGCAGCTCAAACACTAGCTGAAGCAGGTGTTTCAGTTAGTATTTTTGACCAGCGCCCGTCTCCCGCTCGCAAGTTTCTGATGGCCGGCCTTGGTGGTCTCAATCTTACGCACAGCGAAGACCTAGAGGTCTTCCTCACCCGATATCGTCCAGCGAACGACACCTTGCTCAATTCCGTTCGCGCGTTTCCACCTGCAGCTTTACGGGAGTGGTGTGAAGGGCTGGGTGAAACCACGTTTGTTGGCTCCAGTGGACGTGTGTTTCCCGATAGCTTCAAGACGTCCCCTTTGCTGCGCAGTTGGCTGAAGCACTTGGGTGGGCTGGGTGTTACACTCTCCTCCGGAGTGCGTTGGCAAGGATTTGATGAGGCTGGTGCCCTGTTGTTGCAACGCGGGTCTGATGGCGTTGAGGCGCAAGGTTTTGATGCGGTTCTGCTGGCGCTCGGCGGTGGCTCCTGGGCCAAGTTGGGCTCTGATGGGTCCTGGGTTTCTCTGCTTCGCGAGAAGCAGATTGAGGTTGAGGAATTGCTGCCTGCCAATTGCGGGTTCAAAGTTGCGTTCTCTGATCACTTCAAAGAACGCCATAAGGGGACCCCGCTCAAGAAGGTCGCTGTTTCCCATGGTGATCAGCGTGTGATTGGCGATGCGATGCTGGATGCAAACGGCATCGAAGGCGGCGTTATTTACGCGCTTTCAGCTGATTTGCGAGACGCTATTACGGCAAATGGCACGGCACGGATCGAGATTGATCTGAAGTCGGATGTTTCTCTTGAGAAGCTGACCGCTAAACTGGATCGTCCACGCGGTAAGCAGTCCATGAGCAACTTCCTGCGTAAAGCAACGGGCTTACCTGCTGCAGCGATTGCACTTTTGCGAGAAGCCGGACCAATCCCGACAGAACCGGGTGCGCTGGCATCCTACATCAAAGCACTGCCTCTTACGCTCACCGCACCGCGGTCTATCGAGCGAGCTATTTCCAGCGCTGGTGGCGTTTCCTTTAGCGAAATCGGTGAGGATTACATGCTGGCCAAATTGCCGGGCGTGTTTGTGGCTGGCGAGATGCTAAACTGGGAAGCACCAACTGGCGGTTATCTGTTGCAAGCGGTATTCGCCACGGGGCGTTCCGCTGGTCTGGGGATGCTTGAGTATCTGCGCGAGAAATAATCGCTAGCTGTGTTTGCCGTGGAACTGCCTGCGGTACGCGGTTGGAGTTGTCCCGTATTTGGTTGTGAAGTGGTGACGTAAAGTCGCCGCTGAACCGAACCCGCACAGGTGGGAAAGGTTTTCTATATCCACGGTGTCTTGCGCCTCCAGCAGATACTTTGCGGTTTCCAGCTGCTTAGACCGGCGCCATTCGGCTGGCGCCTGTCCTTGCCAAGTTTGGGTCTGGGCAAGCCAAACAGCTCATAAGCAAGGCCGAACTCAAAATTGCATATAAAAAGCACCGAGGAGAAAAGAAACCTCGGTGCTTGGCTTAAACGTCTCAAGCAGCTCAATCATCTTTTCTTTTTGCTGGCTTTTTGGAACATCTTCTTCATGTCTTTGTCCTCTTTTGCCATCCGGCAAATTTCGGCTTTTGTTTTGTCTTTATAGGCTCCAGCGTAGTGCATGTAGCGCTCGGTATGTTGCTCCAAAAACTGTTTTGCAGCGCAGATCCCTCGCGATTTTTTTGTTGTCAGGCACACCAACAAAAAGGAACTCACAAGCAATTTCGGGTTTTTCAACTCAACAGAGAGACATTTACTATCAATATAGTTTGCCCGGGCAACCGTATCAGCATGCTCTACAAATATTTCCGGCAAAGCTGATTGAGTGGTCACACACCCACTCAAAGAGAGCGCCACAGCGACAAGTAGAAACAATTTTATGTAAATTTTCAACAACTTAACTCCGCGCATCAACTTTGTTCTTATTAGATGCAAGAGTAATGTAATGCAATTTTAAGATGCATATCTTCAACTAATGTGAGTCAACAGTCTGATCAGCACAAAAAAAAGCACCGAGGTGGGAGGATACCTCGGTGCTTATCAGAGCAGGTCCAAAAGGCCGATTGGGAGGGGAAGTACGGCCTTTCAAAATCGTCGGGCAGGACAACCCACTCCAAAAATCAAAGTTAGCTCACCAAACACAATATAGGAGAACTATCTTCAAGTTGTCTGCATGTATTAATGCAGATAATCCCTTTTGGGATATTTTATTATTTGTCATTTACAGATGATTGACATCCGCATGTACTAACCGTCCTGTTAAACCAATGTTGTTCTTGATATTGAAGGTATCAGGATCTTCTTATCATCAGGTTGTCAGAGATGGTGAATAAATCATTATCTGACATTCCGTAGGAACGCAGCGACCTAACGGCAGATTGGGGTAAGAGCAGGGCGAAATACGGCTTTTTCGCGACCCTTGACAGCCAGCTTGTCGCAGGGGATTTCCGAGCCTTAGGGTGAGTGCTGCTGCACTTGAAAATACCACAGAAAATAAACTAGCAAGCTAAGTAATTGCAAATATAGATATCATCAATATTCGGTTGATATCACCATACTTACAACCCATATCATTTTCGATATATCAAAAATTCTCATAAATCCCATCTGACTTAACAACTCCCCTAGCAATAGGTTCAGTAAATTCCGCAACCGTTGACTTGGACCATGTTACATGCGTCAACTAACTTTACGTTGTTTGGAATTTGATCTCGCAGACTACTTTGGGGCATTGATCGGTTTTGAGGTCCTTCTGACAACGCGGGAGGAGTTTATATATGTTTAAGTTATTTAAGGCTGGGGCCGTGTGCCTTGCTGCCAGCACCATGGCATTTTCCATGTCTGCCGGTGTTGCAATTGCAGTTGAGCCAATCAAAATTGCACATATCTACGGCAAAACAGGACCCTATGAGGCCTATGCCAAGCAGTCTCATGTGGGCCTGATGATGGGTCTTGAGTATGCGACTGGCGGCACCATGGAAATTGATGGCCGCAAGATTGAGATGATCGAGAAAGACAGTCAGCTTAAGCCGGATATTGGCCGTGCCATGCTGGCAGAAGCTTACGGCGATGATGAGGTTGATCTGGCAATTGGGCCGGTTTCCTCTGGCGTTGCGCTGGCTATGTTATCTGTTGCCGAGGAATACGAGAAACTGTTGATTGTGGAACCTGCCGTTGCGGACAGCATCACAGGGGCCAACTACAATCGCTATATCTTCCGCACGTCTCGCAATTCCTCTCAGGATGCGATTGCAAACGCAGTGGCATTGGGGCAAGACGGCGCTTCCATCGCAACACTAGCGCAGGACTACGCTTTTGGTCGTGACGGTGTATCCGCCTTTAGGGTTGCGCTTGGCAACACCAAGGCGAAACTGGTGTTTGAGGAATACGCACCTACCGACACCAAAGACTTTACCGCCAGCGCCCAGCGGATTTTTGATGCGCTGAAGGACAAGGAGGGGCGCAAGTTCCTGTTTGTGATCTGGGCCGGTGGCGGCAATCCCATCGCCAAGATCAACGCTATGAACCCGGAACGCTTTGGTATTGAGATTGCTACTGGTGGCAACATTTTAGCGGCGATGAAGGCCTACAAAGCCATGCCGGGCATGGAAGGCGCGACCTACTATTACTACGAGATCCCTCAAAACCCGGTGAACGACTGGCTCGTGAAAGAGCATACAGCACGCTACGATTCCCCGCCGGACTTCTTTACCGCGGGCGGTATGGCTGCTGGTATTGCCGCGGTTGAGGCTATCCGTAAAGCTGGTTCTACAGAGACTGAAGAGCTGATTACTGCGATGGAAGGTATGGAGTTTGAGGGACCGAAGGGCACTATGAAATTCCGTGCTGAGGACCATCAAGCGCTGCAGTCCATGTACCACTTCAAGATCCGCGTTGACCCTGAAGTTGAATGGGGCATTCCTGAGTTGGTTCGTGAGCTGACACTTGAGGATATGGATATTCCAATCCAGAACCAATAGGGCTCTGTTTCTCCATGCATCAGAGTGGCAAAGCGGTGGGTTTCCTTCCGCTTTGCAGCACATAATCACTCACTAAGAACGCTCTGTTTTGTGCAAGTTCCAGCAATCCGGCAGACTGGTCTCATCCCCAGTGGCTTACTTGGGAGCTTTGCTTTTTCAGGTCAGAGTGTCGAGGAGCAAAACTAAGGCCATGGATATTATCTTAAAGCTGTTTTTGCCCCTGTCTTTAGCAGTCATTATGTTTTCGCTTGGGATCACTTTAACCGGACAGGATTTTAAGCGCGTTGTGAAGATGCCGCGTGCCTTTAG
The window above is part of the Pseudovibrio sp. Tun.PSC04-5.I4 genome. Proteins encoded here:
- a CDS encoding TIGR03862 family flavoprotein, with amino-acid sequence MDKSLTKRVAIIGAGPAGLFAAQTLAEAGVSVSIFDQRPSPARKFLMAGLGGLNLTHSEDLEVFLTRYRPANDTLLNSVRAFPPAALREWCEGLGETTFVGSSGRVFPDSFKTSPLLRSWLKHLGGLGVTLSSGVRWQGFDEAGALLLQRGSDGVEAQGFDAVLLALGGGSWAKLGSDGSWVSLLREKQIEVEELLPANCGFKVAFSDHFKERHKGTPLKKVAVSHGDQRVIGDAMLDANGIEGGVIYALSADLRDAITANGTARIEIDLKSDVSLEKLTAKLDRPRGKQSMSNFLRKATGLPAAAIALLREAGPIPTEPGALASYIKALPLTLTAPRSIERAISSAGGVSFSEIGEDYMLAKLPGVFVAGEMLNWEAPTGGYLLQAVFATGRSAGLGMLEYLREK
- a CDS encoding glycosyltransferase, with the protein product MAESNIPLVSVLIPARNAAATLAETLDSLVAQNFNDFAVVLVDDASTDGTRQIAERYEVQFPSGRFHIVDGPGNGISGALNAGLATIRSPFVARLDADDLAEPERLTRQLQVMNRNPDWLLCGTEVFVIDIEGQIIDHMDCPKTSVKTRKRLYEKCCLYHPSILFRREAVAHISGYRSHFDGAEDYDLYLRLLEYGKIGALNERLVRYRRHPGQVTAKGNRHYRLMADMALLSAFTRLNGEDEPTFSRETIATDVRQTLQNELRLHGLTNISPKTARHMAKRVKQANTGLDQLRGLLFQTNAKAGNYKEAAKALLL
- a CDS encoding acetyl-CoA acetyltransferase, with the protein product MAAIIGWAHTPFGKLAGETVETLVTKVAKEAIADAGLNAEDIDEIVLGHFNAGFSKQDFTASLVLQADDKLRFKPTTRVENACATGSAAVHQGVKSIKAGDAKFVLVVGVEQMTTTPGREIGANLLKASYLPEDGDTPAGFAGVFGKIAGMYFQKYGDQSEALAHIAAKNHKNGVENPYAQMRKDLGVEFCLNESEKNPFVAGPLKRTDCSLVSDGAAALVLTDTTTALAADKAVAFRGMGHAQDFLPMSKRDILKFEGCTEAWKRALSQANISINDLSFVETHDCFTIAELIEYEAMGLVPEGQGAKAILEGWTQKDGKLPVNPSGGLKAKGHPIGATGVSMHVLTSMQLTGTAGGIQVNGAELGGIFNMGGAAVANYVSVLQRLK
- a CDS encoding glycosyltransferase family 4 protein, yielding MRTAILMPRNMHFCMSRATSIDLCAHDLALHSQNKSNLRVFAGGEHDLFDDVDVCAVTEPGKRPHPANFYDPLSAFGPQLIVVHQHLETAVQVTADFPGVPVILHRHGRFERNSAFKRWKYTRKMNRLGGIIWVGEDARNNFCESFTGVKIRSVVVPNGVDCELWAPAAKEKTVIYVGRAREDKGVFDLAQAWVSCADRLEGAGWKLGLVLAVTDEGEEATAKALQEKLAGHADSLSVETNLSALEVQERLSKASIAVVPSIVAEGFGRTAIEALSCGAAVITTHSGGLWEAVGETGKIINPNAPKELAAALLDLTENPTMRAELAQAGRERALRLFDIPQIAETYDDMLMSLWDDYVGGSNKAQGVIDHMLISQ
- a CDS encoding LysE family transporter gives rise to the protein MFEAFTITLAALVAMQLSPGPNLIAVASTALGQGRQAAFAVAAGVACGAFIWVLTISVGLGALVTAYPVLVTVMKLSGGAYLLWLGLKGLLSAFKGSATNLSEETSSASEQMVLSSHVKRGLLVVMTNPKAALGWAAIASFMFGSGLSAWQVATFAPIAAASSVTIYGGYGFLFSTQSVARFYRRFWRVMDGLFGTAFGVLGAKLLWDGLKEAKL
- a CDS encoding glycosyltransferase family 2 protein, coding for MRPAISSQSKIINIKERRAQRVELACDESSVKPRIPLSVFIIAQDEEDRISRAVSSCIDWADEVIVIDSGSSDQTIDVAQRLGARVLQHDWHGYGLQKRYGEDQCCNDWVLNIDADEVVTDKLRQEILGLFQTTVLDAYDFWKVDICDVWPHEKTAAKHAYAYTQIRLYRKSIGRFSENAVHDTVRPPKNARLGTLKGRMDHRSIRSISFHYEKMNRYSTMQVKEMRGRGRILPKSRLLYEFPVAFLKGYLVRGYCRYGWWGLIASTNYAVGRYLRLAKSVEAELMERSAKTDARPKAPQKEPA